A window from Dromaius novaehollandiae isolate bDroNov1 chromosome 1, bDroNov1.hap1, whole genome shotgun sequence encodes these proteins:
- the AKAP11 gene encoding A-kinase anchor protein 11 isoform X1, protein MDTNAKAHGNRVKPRISVKKTFGEGVLHSMKSLLQSRKELCSVSAEECLNREEQANFLEVTFIGFAEEIGTARLQELTAISVELPDVLKSLQLCKLKENEVIFLKNIKKNLEKPYIMKHQNQLPEVFCVMRLSPSFPRIKADYVFTLLSKYTTGVRYAVEINSLQKHQTETSHAEDDDTNHSVSSIEDDFVTAFEHLDEDEPSKIQSVGVCSFSSQNHRDVASQTIPAQCLEAVDSKILMSSVHPKSCARSSTLIDILGLKELSSVKNSVTTSISDPWIQRSFCKPYNPSDPGVNFLHKTLFSSSPAESSESDCSSPSPVIFLDEEGYQKSLKAKLQLPKIPVVKDGIEDSDSEVGEFFDSFDQFDELEQTLENTCKVIRDPIQGNPPQKRRTAHDQPCSASITMNPQKFKFDRPTLPANVKKPTPRKPESPYSSVFDVPDSPRPVKTSGEENGDLFSPIRSSAFSPLGSCGSSECLCRINLGADGTGQNHHDALHNTYSEYADSFSFEILGSVFHSESSSEQICEGNESKHNRISLKGEKGQTADHRMKTGKEPDKQAKSKHKSLMIRDSIQKFATELVEKSFGSAFKDLQKGVSSCTNALCHLAARLTSSVFQLAFYEIGRRRAISLKERAINGLASFLVSEAITGALKELRHIKKQIFTNTVARFAADLAEELVFEGIMEVCQFSYPSTPTAAQPSSFDFEDKVVRSYARDLSESVIQEAFIELSQVDVTFTTQAAISVSMDNIKYVSAESMLQSTQTSTAFPSFNDRVALNPTQESRKEYTVQQALFCTSGVVSSIPVPLAGRALCQHQVSSDVYKAEAWTASNSDGNMKVYKDSTHPCFTTRKRVEEIASFRNIYLTSDPSQSTENSPSLLHNPNDTKQANNRSGMNKNLELTSGSKSISGFSGTMVDMIVNEAYEAITSSRVTKAVEEYTDFLTRKIVEKKPYLQCIGEDFPKNVFADHLAKYIIKQSVDESNSVVSNTCDYLAYNMGSQTCTDNGRKEQYSVVMKQEAEKQNVPVIVEQQQMPLNNPSKFFLTPAHSVQCSSESKDSWQEQKGWSFFSSSPPRCSTVTFSKHVLEDFTDTGSCSVKYLNKLSKKHDTQKTPSGSLTYRQDDSCLHASNFSVMFGSEDALQMEDKSAIKDGNTCVMPDTPPPTPLVPCQASSERNLRKLSKKLKGELAKEFAPATPPSTPYNPSVTGLSETEHDPLEKEEFMLKLMRSLSEEVESSEDEDYSEMPVEKEEHPEKTIQYADHLASHIISIATEMAASHLDDKTNEGEANKQVQLSIPNKRYGSAAFINIPGETCNSLWNYAGDMAGKVINEAKKMVKSRHCKLLRLKRVNCQVDCLYLRKGDKGDSSKEWWGPGWDQWPGERDSSVLSLPQSLGMMGLTSKYPSCESVTDEYADHIIRVLKREGGNAELLVDQYASRLAYGSIKSGLQQAARKTKLRYNRRSLPGQNTELDSKLELFKIMNKDSLQQVKSGIHHCEDQTCERNVCTQRAECTELLHFSESLAQSITCDVRKKLKMSRACLPKSLTDSCLYKKTDEVTGDLIKTTFSRTFLPFSPNCKLYHSTGSLNENGYSEGIIQAIEQYARKVVDDTLEMSLESAVLQAAENRRNGDRVSYTEKLSPFSGTVCRCCSMKEHQYCTESTSHLPAQEASIPVRHFPCSGLGGVCQKSRIFHLDIPKIHIDVEQKAVFSDKVVTAAIEKAERELSNASLTADSGIGQDGVSFAESFTTEIMTSAMTNIGQAVNISSTGREGFHSVESIVSQQMSLSIGDDSTGSWSNLSFEDEHPDENSSFLHLSDSSAVFSSSPGSNGNSSSWSSLGLEGDMYEENLSFPTSDSDGTEDKDEDSKDAVEGMEQIRKTLAIVNIDLEPNIVDPQLRAALQWLAVSETEVSDLHFHDSATREFVFLSRRLRERDWKVGDLLQAVLKYCEIIEKASDGEQVLNKSLVGWLLENV, encoded by the exons ATGGATACAAATGCCAAGGCTCACGGCAATCGAGTGAAGCCAAGGATATCTGTGAAAAAG ACTTTTGGTGAAGGTGTACTGCACTCTATGAAGTCACTGCTACAAAGCAGAAAGGAGTTATGCAGTGTATCGGCAGAAGAGTGCTTGAATCGGGAAGAACAAGCTAATTTTCTTGAG gTTACATTTATAGGTTTTGCTGAAGAGATCGGTACTGCTCGTTTGCAG GAATTGACAGCTATTTCTGTAGAGCTTCCAGATGTCCTGAAATCACTTCAGTTGTGcaaactaaaagaaaatgaagttatatttctaaaaaatataaagaaaaacttGGAAAAACCTTATATCATGAAACATCAG AATCAGCTTCCTGAAGTGTTTTGTGTGATGCGATTGTCTCCTTCATTCCCAAGGATCAAAGCTGATTATGTATTTACCTTGCTGAGCAAATATACTACAGGTGTAAGATACGCAGTGGAAATAAACTCATTGCAAAAACATCAAACAGAGACATCCCATGCAGAGGACGATGATACTAATCACTCAGTTTCTTCAATTGAGGATGATTTTGTCACTGCTTTTGAACACTTAGATGAAGATGAGCCTTCAAAGATACAAAGTGTTG GGGTGTGCAGCTTTAGTTCTCAAAACCATCGAGATGTTGCTTCACAGACCATCCCCGCTCAGTGTTTAGAAGCTGTTGACTCAAAAATCCTCATGAGTTCTGTACATCCAAAGTCATGTGCTAGATCTTCTACTTTGATTGATATTTTGGGACTTAAGGAACTGTCCTCAGTAAAAAATTCAGTTACAACCTCAATTTCTGATCCTTGGATACAGCGGAGTTTCTGTAAGCCGTATAATCCTTCTGATCCAGGTGTTAATTTTTtacataaaacattattttcctccTCTCCGGCAGAATCCTCTGAGTCAGATTGCTCCAGCCCAAGCCCTGTTATCTTCTTAGATGAAGAAGGGTATCAAAAAAGCTTGAAGGCAAAACTTCAGCTGCCAAAAATTCCGGTAGTGAAAGATGGCATAGAGGATTCAGACTCGGAAGTAGGTGAATTTTTTGATAGTTTTGATCAATTTGATGAACTGGAACAAACCCTGGAAAACACTTGTAAAGTTATTAGGGATCCAATACAAGGGAATCCTCCTCAGAAAAGAAGGACAGCTCATGATCAACCATGTTCTGCAAGCATTACAATGAATCCTCAAAAATTCAAGTTTGATCGTCCTACACTTCCAGCCAATGTAAAGAAACCAACTCCTCGTAAACCAGAATCACCATACAGCAGCGTCTTTGATGTTCCAGATTCTCCTCGCCCAGTTAAAACATCAGGGGAAGAGAATGGAGATTTATTTAGCCCTATTAGATCATCAGCTTTCAGTCCTCTAGGGAGCTGTGGTTCTTCTGAATGTTTGTGTCGGATCAATCTTGGTGCAGATGGGACAGGTCAAAACCACCATGATGCACTTCATAATACTTACTCAGAATATGCTGAtagtttttcatttgaaatactaGGTTCTGTTTTTCATTCTGAGTCTTCATCAGAACAAATATGTGAAGGAAACGAGTCCAAACACAACAGAATTtctttgaaaggagaaaaaggtcaAACTGCAGATCACAGAATGAAAACTGGCAAGGAGCCAGATAAGCAAGCTAAATCGAAACATAAGTCATTAATGATTAGAGATAGCATTCAAAAATTTGCAACTGAATTGGTTGAAAAAAGTTTTGGCAGTGCGTTTAAAGACCTGCAAAAAGGCGTTTCTTCATGCACCAATGCACTCTGTCATTTGGCCGCTAGGTTGACTTCTTCAGTGTTTCAGTTGGCTTTTTATGAGATTGGAAGACGAAGAGCAATTTCCTTGAAGGAGCGTGCCATTAATGGGCTGGCAAGCTTTTTGGTGAGTGAAGCTATAACTGGCGCTTTGAAAGAACTGCGGCacataaagaaacaaatatttacCAACACAGTTGCACGATTTGCAGCAGACCTTGCTGAAGAACTTGTATTTGAAGGAATCATGGAAGTATGCCAGTTTTCATATCCATCGACACCTACAGCTGCACAGCCTTCATCATTTGATTTTGAAGACAAAGTGGTAAGATCCTATGCCAGAGATTTGTCTGAATCTGTCATTCAGGAAGCTTTTATTGAACTATCTCAGGTTGATGTGACCTTCACAACACAAGCAGCCATTAGTGTTTCCATGGACAACATTAAATATGTGAGCGCAGAAAGTATGCTACAGTCAACACAGACTTCCACAGCTTTTCCTAGTTTTAATGACAGAGTAGCACTGAATCCCACACAAGAATCCAGGAAAGAATATACAGTACAGCAAGCTCTGTTTTGTACCTCTGGTGTTGTAAGTTCGATACCTGTGCCCTTAGCTGGAAGAGCTCTTTGTCAACATCAGGTTTCCTCTGATGTTTATAAAGCAGAAGCATGGACTGCTTCAAACTCTGATGGCAATATGAAAGTGTACAAAGACTCTACTCATCCATGTTTCACAACTAGAAAGAGAGTGGAGGAAAttgcttctttcagaaatatatacCTAACTTCAGATCCCAGTCAAAGTACTGAAAATAGTCCATCACTCTTACATAACCCAAATGATACCAAACAAGCAAATAACAGATCTGGAATGAATAAAAACTTAGAATTAACAAGTGGGTCAAAAAGCATCAGTGGTTTTTCTGGAACAATGGTAGATATGATCGTAAATGAAGCCTACGAAGCCATAACTTCATCCAGGGTTACAAAAGCAGTGGAAGAGTATACAgattttttaacaagaaaaatagTAGAGAAAAAACCTTATTTGCAATGCATTGGTGAAGATTTTCCCAAGAACGTGTTTGCAGACCACTTGGCCAAGTATATCATAAAACAATCTGTGGATGAAAGTAACAGTGTGGTATCTAACACCTGTGATTATTTAGCATATAATATGGGCTCACAGACATGCACAGATAACGGTAGAAAAGAACAATATAGTGTGGTAATGAAGCAAGAGGCTGAGAAACAAAATGTTCCTGTAATTGTTGAACAGCAACAGATGCCTTTGAATAATCCATCTAAATTTTTTCTTACTCCAGCTCATTCTGTTCAGTGTTCTTCAGAGTCTAAAGACAGTTGGCAGGAACAAAAAGGATGGAGCTTTTTTTCAAGTTCACCACCACGTTGTTCCACTGTGACTTTTTCTAAGCACGTTCTAGAAGACTTTACTGACACAGGAAGCTGCTCAGTGAAGTACTTAAATAAGCTCTCAAAAAAACATGATACACAAAAAACACCATCAGGATCTCTGACTTACAGGCAGGATGATAGTTGTCTGCATGCCAGTAACTTTTCAGTTATGTTTGGTAGTGAAGATGCTTTGCAGATGGAAGATAAATCAGCTATCAAGGATGGAAATACCTGTGTAATGCCTGATACACCCCCACCAACTCCCTTAGTACCGTGTCAAGCTAGTTCTGAAAGGAACCTAAGGAAATTATCTAAGAAACTCAAGGGAGAACTAGCAAAGGAATTTGCACCTGCAACACCACCTTCTACACCATACAATCCATCTGTTACTGGTTTGTCTGAAACTGAACACGACCCtctggaaaaggaagaatttatGCTGAAACTCATGCGATCGCTTTCTGAAGAAGTGGAAAGCAGTGAAGATGAAGATTATTCTGAAATGCCAGTTGAGAAAGAGGAACATCCAGAAAAGACAATACAGTATGCAGATCACTTAGCTAGTCATATAATTTCAATAGCGACTGAAATGGCTGCTTCCCATTTAGATGATAAAACAAATGAAGGTGAAGCTAATAAACAGGTTCAGTTAAGTATACCGAACAAAAGATATGGATCTGCTGCATTTATAAATATTCCAGGAGAGACCTGCAATTCTTTATGGAATTATGCAGGTGATATGGCGGGAAAAGTCATCAATGAGGCCAAGAAAATGGTGAAATCAAGGCATTGTAAACTGTTGAGGTTGAAGCGAGTTAACTGCCAGGTGGATTGCCTTTATCTGAGAAAAGGTGATAAAGGTGATAGTTCAAAAGAATGGTGGGGTCCAGGGTGGGACCAGTGGCCCGGGGAGAGGGATTCTTCTGTACTTTCTTTACCACAAAGTTTGGGCATGATGGGTTTGACTTCCAAATACCCAAGCTGTGAAAGTGTGACTGATGAGTATGCAGATCATATTATTCGAGTTTTGAAAAGAGAAGGTGGTAATGCTGAACTGTTAGTGGATCAGTATGCTAGTAGACTTGCTTACGGATCTATAAAATCAGGCCTACAGCAAGCTGCTAGGAAAACTAAATTGAGGTACAATAGAAGGTCATTGCCTGGGCAAAATACAGAGCTAGACAGTAAGCTGGAGCTCTTCAAAATAATGAATAAAGATTCACTGCAGCAAGTGAAAAGCGGTATTCATCACTGTGAAGACCAAACTTGTGAAAGGAACGTCTGCACACAGAGAGCGGAATGCACGGAGCTGCTGCACTTCTCAGAATCCCTTGCTCAGAGTATAACTTGTGATGtcaggaagaaattgaaaatgtCGAGAGCGTGTTTGCCAAAATCTTTAACAGATTCTTGTCTATATAAAAAGACTGATGAAGTCACAGGGGATCTtattaaaacaacattttctaggacatttcttcctttctccccaaaTTGTAAACTCTATCATAGTACAGGCAGTTTAAATGAAAATGGCTACAGTGAAGGCATAATTCAAGCTATAGAACAATATGCTAGGAAAGTAGTGGACGATACTCTAGAAATGAGTTTAGAATCTGCTGTTCTCCaagcagctgaaaacagaagaaatggggATAGGGTCTCATACACTGAGAAATTGTCTCCTTTTTCTGGAACTGTCTGTAGATGCTGCAGTATGAAGGAACATCAGTACTGTACAGAAAGTACGTCTCATCTACCTGCACAAGAAGCCTCCATTCCAGTGAGGCATTTCCCTTGTTCTGGGTTGGGTGGTGTCTGTCAAAAATCAAGAATATTTCACCTTGATATTCCTAAAATTCATATTGATGTAGAACAGAAGGCAGTGTTTTCTGACAAGGTGGTTACTGCAGCTATtgagaaagcagagagagaactgAGTAACGCGAGTCTGACGGCTGACAGTGGTATTGGGCAAGATGGAGTCAGTTTTGCCGAAAGCTTTACTACTGAAATAATGACATCAGCTATGACTAATATTGGTCAGGCAGTTAACATAAG CTCTACTGGAAGAGAAGGATTTCACTCAGTTGAATCTATTGTTAGCCAGCAGATGAGTCTGAGTATTGGTGATGATAGCACTGGCAGTTGGTCCAATCTAAGTTTTGAAGATGAACATCCTGATGAAAACAGCAGTTTTCTTCACCTCAGTGACAG TTCAGCTGTGTTCTCTTCTTCTCCTGGCAGTAATGGTAACAGCAGTAGCTGGAGCAGTCTTGGTTTAGAAGGGGATATGTATGAGGAGAATTTATCCTTTCCAACATCAGACAG tgATGGAACAGAAGATAAAGATGAAGACTCCAAGGATGCTGTAGAAG gTATGGAGCAAATAAGAAAGACATTAGCAATAGTGAATATTGATCTGGAACCGAATATAGTGGATccccagctcagagcagcactCCAGTGGCTGGCAGTTTCCGAAACAGAGGTGTCTGACCTTCATTTTCATGACAGTGCGACCAGGGAATTTGTCTTT CTTTCCAGAAGACTGCGAGAAAGAGATTGGAAAGTGGGAGATCTCTTGCAAGCAGTGCTGAAGTACTGTGAAATAATAGAGAAGGCATCTGACGGAGAACAAGTCCTAAATAAGTCTTTGGTTGGTTGGCTTCTGGAAAATGTCTGA